The following coding sequences lie in one Apium graveolens cultivar Ventura chromosome 1, ASM990537v1, whole genome shotgun sequence genomic window:
- the LOC141664790 gene encoding cullin-1-like, protein MRQIIMWEEGLKVVDECIEKARMILDGFQPGQLFTSEDYIKYYDCIYYMSVQRDPYSYSPQLRERFKRALQESIAMRVLPSLRDKYDSSLLLELTNMWARYKKMANCLRGIFQYLERGQTGDSLIQMSACCFHDLVCFEHYQKFQAAAISLNHKDRDEETPHNRDLLQNVSAFFVEMGLGKKFYYNNFEKAVLEDTASYYSQLASRWRVSYSFTVYVQKAALCLTKEKARASQFLYQDSVDKLLQVAQAHMLNQVSNQLLEMKKAESSTKAGSVEELLSLCANLNLEDGSSSMC, encoded by the exons ATGAGGCAAATCATAATGTGGGAGGAAGGTTTGAAAGTTGTGGACGAATGTATCGAGAAAGCTAGGATGATACTTGATGGATTTCAACCTGGTCAACTTTTCACGTCTGAGGATTATATCAAATATTACGA CTGTATCTACTATATGTCTGTTCAGCGCGATCCATATAGTTACTCACCGCAGCTTCGTGAAAGGTTTAAGAGAGCTCTACAGGAAAGCATTGCTATGAGG GTGCTGCCATCTTTGCGGGATAAATATGATTCTTCTCTTCTGCTAGAACTTACAAACATGTGGGCTAGGTACAAAAAGATGGCGAACTGCCTTCGAGGAATTTTTCAATACCTGGAACGGGGTCAAACTGGCGACTCTCTTATTCAAATGTCAGCTTGCTGTTTTCATGACTTG GTCTGTTTTGAACATTATCAAAAGTTTCAAGCTGCTGCAATTTCTCTG AATCACAAGGATCGTGATGAGGAAACACCCCATAATAGGGACTTGTTACAGAATGTGTCCGCCTTTTTTGTCGAAATGGGACTTGGGAAGAAGTTCTATTATAACAACTTTGAGAAGGCAGTACTAGAAGATACAGCCAGCTACTACTCTCAGTTGGCTTCGCGATGGCGTGTGTCTTATTCATTCACAGTATATGTTCAGAAG GCTGCTTTGTGTTTGACGAAGGAGAAAGCAAGAGCTAGCCAGTTTCTTTACCAGGACTCAGTAGATAAATTATTACAG GTTGCACAGGCGCACATGTTGAATCAAGTGTCAAATCAATTGCTTGAAATGAAAAAAGCGGAGAGCAGTACCAAGGCAGGTTCAGTTGAG GAGTTACTTTCCCTATGTGCAAACTTAAATCTTGAGGATGGAAGCTCGTCAATGTGCTGA